A portion of the Osmerus mordax isolate fOsmMor3 chromosome 22, fOsmMor3.pri, whole genome shotgun sequence genome contains these proteins:
- the LOC136966042 gene encoding gamma-crystallin M3-like isoform X1, producing MLVVSLCLQIIFYEDKNFQGRSYDTSSDCNDLNMHLSRCNSCRVDSGCCIVYDRANFMGNQMFLKRGEHSDFQRLGSMGLFDGVHSCRMIPMHRGSYRMQLFERENFRGQMHELMDDCDSIQERYRMSDFQSCNVMDGHWLMYEQPNYRGRMMYLRPGEYRNFKEMGMGNMMRFSSMRRIVDMC from the exons ATGCTTGTGGTTTCTTTGTGCCTGCAGATCATCTTCTACGAGGATAAAAACTTCCAGGGTCGTTCCTACGACACTAGCAGCGACTGCAATGACCTGAACATGCACCTGAGTCGCTGCAACTCCTGCAGGGTGGACAGTGGCTGCTGCATTGTCTATGATCGCGCCAACTTCATGGGGAACCAGATGTTCCTCAAGAGGGGCGAGCACTCGGACTTCCAGCGTCTGGGCAGCATGGGCTTGTTTGATGGCGTCCACTCCTGTCGCATGATCCCCATG CACAGAGGATCTTACAGGATGCAACTATTTGAGAGGGAGAACTTCAGAGGTCAGATGCACGAGCTGATGGATGATTGTGATTCTATCCAAGAGCGTTACCGCATGTCCGACTTCCAGTCCTGCAACGTGATGGACGGCCACTGGCTGATGTACGAGCAGCCCAACTACAGAGGCAGGATGATGTACCTGAGGCCCGGAGAGTACAGGAACTTCAAGGAGATGGGAATGGGCAACATGATGAGATTCAGCTCTATGAGGCGTATCGTGGACATGTGTTAA
- the LOC136966043 gene encoding gamma-crystallin M3-like, with the protein MTMGKIIFYEDKNFQGRSYETSSDCPELTSFLSRCNSCRVESGCFMVYERPNFMGHQMLVRRGEYPDNQRLMGMSMGDCIKSCRMIPMHRGSFRMRIYERPDFGGQMHELMDDCDNMMDRYRMSDCQSCNVMDGHWMMYEQPNYRGRMMYLRPGEYRNLREMGMGNVMRFSSMRRIVDSC; encoded by the exons ATGACCATGGGCAAA ATCATCTTCTACGAGGACAAGAACTTCCAGGGTCGGTCCTATGAGACCAGCAGCGACTGCCCTGAGctcacctccttcctcagcCGCTGCAACTCCTGCAGGGTGGAGAGTGGCTGCTTCATGGTCTACGAGAGGCCCAACTTCATGGGCCACCAGATGCTGGTGAGAAGGGGAGAATACCCTGACAACCAGCGCCTGATGGGCATGAGCATGGGTGACTGCATCAAATCCTGCCGCATGATTCCCATG CACAGAGGCTCCTTCAGGATGAGGATCTACGAGAGGCCTGACTTTGGAGGCCAGATGCACGAGCTGATGGACGACTGTGACAACATGATGGATCGTTACCGCATGTCCGACTGCCAGTCCTGCAACGTGATGGACGGCCACTGGATGATGTACGAGCAGCCCAACTACAGAGGCAGGATGATGTACCTGAGGCCTGGAGAGTACAGGAACCTCAGGGAGATGGGAATGGGCAACGTGATGAGGTTCAGCTCTATGAGGCGTATCGTGGATTCCTGTTAG
- the LOC136966042 gene encoding gamma-crystallin M3-like isoform X2: MGRIIFYEDKNFQGRSYDTSSDCNDLNMHLSRCNSCRVDSGCCIVYDRANFMGNQMFLKRGEHSDFQRLGSMGLFDGVHSCRMIPMHRGSYRMQLFERENFRGQMHELMDDCDSIQERYRMSDFQSCNVMDGHWLMYEQPNYRGRMMYLRPGEYRNFKEMGMGNMMRFSSMRRIVDMC, encoded by the exons ATGGGCAGG ATCATCTTCTACGAGGATAAAAACTTCCAGGGTCGTTCCTACGACACTAGCAGCGACTGCAATGACCTGAACATGCACCTGAGTCGCTGCAACTCCTGCAGGGTGGACAGTGGCTGCTGCATTGTCTATGATCGCGCCAACTTCATGGGGAACCAGATGTTCCTCAAGAGGGGCGAGCACTCGGACTTCCAGCGTCTGGGCAGCATGGGCTTGTTTGATGGCGTCCACTCCTGTCGCATGATCCCCATG CACAGAGGATCTTACAGGATGCAACTATTTGAGAGGGAGAACTTCAGAGGTCAGATGCACGAGCTGATGGATGATTGTGATTCTATCCAAGAGCGTTACCGCATGTCCGACTTCCAGTCCTGCAACGTGATGGACGGCCACTGGCTGATGTACGAGCAGCCCAACTACAGAGGCAGGATGATGTACCTGAGGCCCGGAGAGTACAGGAACTTCAAGGAGATGGGAATGGGCAACATGATGAGATTCAGCTCTATGAGGCGTATCGTGGACATGTGTTAA
- the LOC136966486 gene encoding protein boule-like, translating into MCTQTQTSTPSPSPDPESAEPSNTTKSHHAPRFGTIIPNRIFVGGIDFKTNENDLRRFFSQHGAVKEVKIVTDRAGVSKGYGFVTFETQDDAQKVLHEADRFSFRDKRLNIGQAIRKQQVVVPAMAVPAQCGTMYLTTPTGYPYTYHNGVAYFHSPDIKPLASHWPSHSRSVSGSPVMLTHPPQPVYQQAAYHHYQAPTQCVPPGHLQWNVPQSPVPSSPVMYMQPSELLYQPIEPSADGGCVQAALPLLEASIPEQFMDPMVQSPYHQMYAQSPGGLAPIIMQQDPGKEQKFHALRGGPTVSLKPRYGRSPHYAYLHKDYRPDIADHAPPPISEPLK; encoded by the exons ATGTGCACTCAGACACAGACCAGcactccgtctccctcccctgATCCTGAGTCTGCTGAACCCAGCAACACTACCAAGTCTCACCACGCCCCGCGCTTTGGAACCATTATCCCTAATCGAATTTTTGTAGGAGGCATTGACTTCAAG acaaatGAGAATGACCTGAGGCGGTTCTTCTCCCAGCATGGAGCCGTTAAAGAAGTGAAGATTGTGACTGACCGTGCTGGGGTATCAAAAGG ATACGGATTTGTTACCTTTGAGACGCAGGATGATGCACAGAAAGTCCTTCATGAA GCAGATCGGTTCAGCTTCAGGGACAAGAGGCTCAACATTGGCCAGGCCATCCGAAAGCAGCAAGTGGTGGT CCCTGCCATGGCCGTGCCTGCTCAGTGTGGCACCATGTACCTCACCACCCCCACAGGCTACCCCTACACCTACCACAACGGAGTGGCTTACTTCCACAGCCCAGATATCAAGCCCCTGGCTTCACACTGGCCT TCTCACTCTCGGTCAGTGTCGGGCTCTCCTGTGATGCTGACTCACCCGCCTCAACCAGTCTACCAACAAGCAGCCTACCACCATTACCAG GCCCCCACCCAGTGTGTCCCCCCCGGCCACCTGCAGTGGAATGTCCCTCAG tctcCGGTCCCTTCCAGCCCGGTGATGTATATGCAGCCCTCCGAGCTCCTCTATCAGCCCATAGAGCCCTCTGCAGATGGGGGCTGTGTCCAGGCTGCCTTGCCTCTCCTGGAGGCCTCCATCCcagag CAGTTCATGGATCCCATGGTTCAGTCTCCCTACCATCAGATGTATGCCCAGAGCCCTGGGGGACTGGCCCCGATCATCATGCAGCAAGACCCTGGAAAG GAGCAGAAGTTCCACGCCTTGCGGGGGGGGCCCACGGTCAGCCTGAAGCCGAGGTATGGCCGCAGCCCGCACTACGCCTACCTGCACAAGGACTACCGCCCAGACATTGCAGACCACGCCCCCCCGCCCATCTCTGAGCCTCTCAAGTAG
- the LOC136965835 gene encoding gamma-crystallin M3-like, which produces MNGKIIFYEDRNFQGRSYECSSDCSDMSSHLSRCNSCRVESGCFMVYDRPNYMGQQYLLRRGEYPEHQRMMGFSDCIRSCRMIPTPRGPFRMRIYERENFGGQMHELMDDCDSIQDRYRMSDMQSCNVMEGHWVMYEQPHYKGRMTYLRPGEYRNLREMGNDDMGFSSIRRITDSY; this is translated from the exons ATGAACGGGAAG ATCATCTTCTACGAGGACAGGAACTTCCAGGGGCGCTCCTATGAGTGCAGCAGCGACTGCTCCGACATGTCCTCCCACCTGAGCCGCTGCAACTCCTGCAGGGTGGAGAGCGGCTGCTTCATGGTCTACGATCGCCCCAACTACATGGGCCAGCAGTACCTGCTGCGGAGAGGGGAGTACCCTGAACACCAGCGCATGATGGGCTTCAGCGACTGCATCAGGTCCTGCCGCATGATCCCCACA CCCAGAGGCCCCTTCAGGATGAGGATCTATGAGAGGGAGAACTTCGGAGGTCAGATGCACGAGCTGATGGATGATTGTGATTCCATCCAGGATCGTTACCGCATGTCCGACATGCAGTCCTGCAACGTGATGGAAGGCCACTGGGTCATGTACGAGCAGCCCCACTACAAGGGCAGGATGACGTACCTGAGGCCTGGAGAGTACAGGAACCTCAGGGAGATGGGAAATGATGACATGGGATTCAGTTCCATTAGACGCATCACAGATTCGTATTAA
- the LOC136965971 gene encoding gamma-crystallin B-like — MGKIIFYEERNFHGHFYECNGGCPNLHSFLMHCNSCKVESGLWMLYERPNYTGYQYFLRSGEYSDYQLWMGFNDCVRSCCNIPMHPGPHRMKVFEHAEFEGQMMELTDDCPYLSERFHYNDVYSCNVLDGHWIFYEHPYYRGCQYLISPGDYRRFHEWGSMTARVGSIRRITTELT, encoded by the exons ATGGGAAAG ATCATCTTCTATGAAGAGAGGAACTTCCATGGTCATTTTTATGAGTGCAATGGAGGCTGTCCAAACCTGCACTCCTTCCTCATGCACTGTAACTCCTGTAAGGTAGAGAGCGGACTCTGGATGCTCTACGAACGCCCCAACTACACTGGGTACCAGTACTTCCTGAGGAGTGGAGAATACTCTGACTACCAGCTCTGGATGGGTTTCAATGACTGTGTCAGATCCTGCTGCAACATCCCCATG CACCCAGGGCCGCACAGAATGAAGGTGTTTGAGCATGCTGAGTTTGAAGGTCAGATGATGGAGCTGACCGATGACTGCCCCTACCTCTCAGAACGTTTCCACTATAATGACGTTTACTCCTGCAACGTCTTGGATGGCCACTGGATCTTCTACGAGCACCCCTACTACAGGGGGTGCCAGTACCTGATCAGCCCCGGAGACTACAGAAGGTTCCACGAGTGGGGTAGCATGACTGCCAGGGTGGGCTCCATCAGGCGTATAACTACGGAATTAACTTAA
- the LOC136966046 gene encoding gamma-crystallin M2-like isoform X2 — translation MGKLTFFEEKNFQGRCYDCSSDCVDLHSYFTSCNSIKVESGCWVLYEKPNYKGYQYIMSPGEYPDYQHWMGFNESIKSCRWVKNVHGNVWKLRLYERPDYGGQMVEWVEDCPLVYKAFKFQEVYSCVVTHGAWGFYELPNYRGRQYFLERGEFRKHTDWGAASPGVGSFRKITEF, via the exons ATGGGAAAG CTCACATTTTTTGAGGAAAAGAATTTCCAGGGTCGCTGTTATGACTGCAGCAGTGATTGTGTGGACCTGCACTCCTACTTCACAAGCTGCAACTCCATCAAGGTGGAGAGTGGCTGCTGGGTGCTGTATGAGAAACCCAACTACAAGGGATACCAGTATATCATGAGCCCTGGGGAGTATCCTGACTACCAGCACTGGATGGGCTTCAATGAAAGCATTAAGTCTTGCCGCTGGGTGAAAAAT GTCCATGGTAATGTGTGGAAGCTGAGGCTGTATGAAAGACCTGACTATGGTGGGCAGATGGTGGAGTGGGTGGAGGACTGTCCATTGGTCTACAAGGCCTTCAAGTTCCAGGAGGTCTACTCCTGCGTTGTGACTCATGGCGCCTGGGGCTTCTACGAGCTTCCCAATTACAGGGGGCGCCAGTACTTCCTGGAACGGGGGGAATTCCGCAAGCACACCGACTGGGGAGCAGCCTCGCCTGGGGTGGGCTCCTTCCGCAAGATCACTGAGTTCTAG
- the LOC136966044 gene encoding gamma-crystallin M2-like isoform X1, translating into MGKVSRQIIFYEDRNFGGHHHECMSDSADLHSYFNRCNSIRVESGCFMVYERPNYTGHQFFLRRGEYSDNQRMIGINDCIRSCRMIPMYRGSYKMKLFDRPDMAGQMMELNDDCPNVQDRFRMSDVNSCNVMDGHWLMYEQPNYRGRQYYLRPGEYRRYNDWGGMSPRIGSIRRITDFN; encoded by the exons ATGGGAAAGGTAAGCCGAC AGATCATCTTCTATGAGGACAGGAACTTTGGTGGCCATCACCATGAGTGCATGAGTGACTCTGCCGACCTGCACTCTTACTTCAACCGCTGCAACTCCATCAGGGTGGAGAGTGGCTGCTTCATGGTCTACGAGAGGCCCAACTACACAGGTCACCAGTTCTTCCTAAGGAGAGGGGAGTATTCTGACAACCAGCGGATGATTGGCATCAACGACTGCATCAGGTCCTGCCGTATGATCCCAATG TACCGAGGCAGTTATAAGATGAAGCTGTTCGATCGGCCAGACATGGCTGGCCAGATGATGGAGCTGAATGACGACTGCCCCAACGTCCAGGATCGCTTCCGCATGTCGGATGTcaactcctgcaacgtgatGGACGGCCACTGGCTGATGTACGAGCAGCCCAACTACAGGGGCAGGCAGTACTACCTGAGGCCTGGAGAGTACAGGAGGTACAACGACTGGGGAGGCATGAGCCCCAGGATCGGCTCCATCCGACGAATCACCGACTTCAACTAG
- the LOC136966044 gene encoding gamma-crystallin M2-like isoform X2 gives MTMGKIIFYEDRNFGGHHHECMSDSADLHSYFNRCNSIRVESGCFMVYERPNYTGHQFFLRRGEYSDNQRMIGINDCIRSCRMIPMYRGSYKMKLFDRPDMAGQMMELNDDCPNVQDRFRMSDVNSCNVMDGHWLMYEQPNYRGRQYYLRPGEYRRYNDWGGMSPRIGSIRRITDFN, from the exons ATGACAATGGGAAAG ATCATCTTCTATGAGGACAGGAACTTTGGTGGCCATCACCATGAGTGCATGAGTGACTCTGCCGACCTGCACTCTTACTTCAACCGCTGCAACTCCATCAGGGTGGAGAGTGGCTGCTTCATGGTCTACGAGAGGCCCAACTACACAGGTCACCAGTTCTTCCTAAGGAGAGGGGAGTATTCTGACAACCAGCGGATGATTGGCATCAACGACTGCATCAGGTCCTGCCGTATGATCCCAATG TACCGAGGCAGTTATAAGATGAAGCTGTTCGATCGGCCAGACATGGCTGGCCAGATGATGGAGCTGAATGACGACTGCCCCAACGTCCAGGATCGCTTCCGCATGTCGGATGTcaactcctgcaacgtgatGGACGGCCACTGGCTGATGTACGAGCAGCCCAACTACAGGGGCAGGCAGTACTACCTGAGGCCTGGAGAGTACAGGAGGTACAACGACTGGGGAGGCATGAGCCCCAGGATCGGCTCCATCCGACGAATCACCGACTTCAACTAG
- the LOC136966046 gene encoding gamma-crystallin M2-like isoform X1, whose translation MKRREISLTFFEEKNFQGRCYDCSSDCVDLHSYFTSCNSIKVESGCWVLYEKPNYKGYQYIMSPGEYPDYQHWMGFNESIKSCRWVKNVHGNVWKLRLYERPDYGGQMVEWVEDCPLVYKAFKFQEVYSCVVTHGAWGFYELPNYRGRQYFLERGEFRKHTDWGAASPGVGSFRKITEF comes from the exons ATGAAAAGGCGTGAAATTAGT CTCACATTTTTTGAGGAAAAGAATTTCCAGGGTCGCTGTTATGACTGCAGCAGTGATTGTGTGGACCTGCACTCCTACTTCACAAGCTGCAACTCCATCAAGGTGGAGAGTGGCTGCTGGGTGCTGTATGAGAAACCCAACTACAAGGGATACCAGTATATCATGAGCCCTGGGGAGTATCCTGACTACCAGCACTGGATGGGCTTCAATGAAAGCATTAAGTCTTGCCGCTGGGTGAAAAAT GTCCATGGTAATGTGTGGAAGCTGAGGCTGTATGAAAGACCTGACTATGGTGGGCAGATGGTGGAGTGGGTGGAGGACTGTCCATTGGTCTACAAGGCCTTCAAGTTCCAGGAGGTCTACTCCTGCGTTGTGACTCATGGCGCCTGGGGCTTCTACGAGCTTCCCAATTACAGGGGGCGCCAGTACTTCCTGGAACGGGGGGAATTCCGCAAGCACACCGACTGGGGAGCAGCCTCGCCTGGGGTGGGCTCCTTCCGCAAGATCACTGAGTTCTAG
- the LOC136965996 gene encoding MOB-like protein phocein has protein sequence MVMAEGTAVLRRNRPGTKTKDFYNWPDESFEEMDSTLAVQQYIQQNIRTDCSNIEKILDPPEGQDEGVWKYEHLRQFCLELNGLAVKLQGECHPDTCTQMTATEQWIFLCAAHKTPKECPAIDYTRHTLDGAACLLNSNKYFPSRVSIKESSVAKLGSVCRRIYRIFSHAYFHHRQIFDKYENETFLCHRFTRFVMKYNLMSKDNLIVPIMEEEVQNEAEGESEA, from the exons ATGGTCATGGCGGAGGGTACAGCTGTTCTGAGGAGGAACCGACCAGGGACTAAGACAAAA GATTTCTACAATTGGCCAGATGAGTCATTCGAGGAGATGGACAGCACTCTGGCTGTGCAGCAG TACATTCAACAAAACATCAGGACAGACTGCTCCAACATTGAGAAGATTCTGGACCCCCCCGAGGGTCAGGATGAGGGCGTCTGGAAGTATGAACATCTCAG GCAGTTTTGTCTTGAACTGAATGGACTTGCTGTAAAGTTGCAG GGAGAGTGCCACCCAGATACCTGCACCCAGATGACCGCCACAGAGCAGTGGATCTTTCTCTGTGCTGCCCACAAGACTCCCAAAGAG TGTCCTGCCATCGACTACACCCGACACACACTAGATGGAGCAGCCTGCCTCCTGAACAGCAACAAGTACTTCCCCAGCAG GGTGAGTATCAAAGAATCTTCTGTTGCTAAGCTGGGCTCAGTTTGCAGACGGATTTACAGGATATTCTCCCATGCCTACTTTCACCATCGCCAAATCTTTGACAAGTATGAG AACGAGACGTTTCTGTGCCATCGCTTCACACGGTTTGTGATGAAGTACAACCTGATGTCTAAGGACAACCTCATAGTGCCCATCATGGAAGAGGAGGTCCAGAAcgaggcggagggagagagcgaagcCTGA
- the LOC136965846 gene encoding gamma-crystallin M2-like: MSKITFYEDKNFQGRSYECDTDCPDMHPHFSRCNSIRVDGGCWVLYERSNYTGYQYVLTRGEYPEYQRWMGYNDNIRSCRNFSYTSGGPYRMKIYERPDFQGQMMEFNEDCDSVQDRFRSRDIYSCNVMEGYWTMYEHPSYRGRQYFMRPGEYRKFSDWGATCSTTGSFRRITDF, from the exons ATGAGTAAG ATCACTTTCTATGAGGATAAAAACTTCCAGGGGCGCTCCTATGAGTGCGACACGGACTGCCCCGACATGCACCCCCACTTCAGCCGCTGTAACTCCATCAGGGTGGATGGAGGCTGCTGGGTGCTGTATGAGAGGTCCAACTACACTGGCTACCAGTACGTCCTGACCAGGGGGGAGTACCCAGAGTACCAGCGCTGGATGGGCTACAATGACAACATTCGCTCCTGTCGTAATTTCTCTTAT ACGAGTGGAGGACCTTACCGCATGAAAATCTACGAGCGCCCCGACTTCCAGGGCCAAATGATGGAGTTTAACGAGGACTGCGACTCTGTCCAAGATCGTTTCCGCAGCCGTGACATCTACTCCTGCAACGTGATGGAGGGCTACTGGACCATGTATGAGCACCCCAGCTACAGAGGGCGCCAGTACTTCATGAGGCCTGGGGAGTACAGGAAGTTCAGCGACTGGGGAGCCACCTGCTCCACCACCGGCTCTTTCCGCAGGATCACTGACTTTTAG
- the LOC136966487 gene encoding gamma-crystallin M3-like produces MGKIIFFEDRNFQGRSYETSSDCPELTPFLSRCNSCRVESGCFMVYDRSNFMGNQYFVRRGEYSDCQRMGLTESIRSSRMIPQHRGSYRMQLFERENFGGQMHELMDDCDSIQERYRMSDCHSCNVMDGHWLMYEQPHYRGRMMYLRPGEYRNLREMGLGNTMRFSSMRRIVDSCEGQRH; encoded by the exons ATGGGCAAG ATCATCTTCTTCGAGGACAGGAACTTCCAGGGTCGGTCCTATGAGACCAGCAGCGACTGCCCTGAGCTCACCCCTTTTTTGAGCCGCTGCAACTCCTGCAGGGTGGAGAGTGGCTGCTTCATGGTCTATGACCGCTCTAACTTCATGGGAAACCAGTACtttgtgaggagaggggagtactCTGACTGCCAGCGTATGGGCCTGACTGAATCCATCCGTTCCAGTCGCATGATCCCCCAA CACAGAGGATCTTACAGGATGCAACTCTTTGAGAGGGAGAACTTCGGAGGTCAGATGCACGAGCTGATGGATGATTGTGATTCCATCCAAGAGCGTTACCGCATGTCCGACTGCCACTCCTGCAACGTGATGGACGGCCACTGGCTGATGTACGAGCAGCCCCACTACAGAGGCAGGATGATGTACCTGAGGCCTGGAGAGTACAGGAACCTCAGGGAGATGGGACTGGGCAACACAATGAGGTTCAGCTCTATGAGGCGTATCGTGGATTCCTGTGAGGGTCAACGCCATTGA
- the LOC136966004 gene encoding gamma-crystallin S-1-like has protein sequence MEKLIFYEDRNFQGRFHECNSDSSDLHTYFSRCNSIRVEGGFWVIYERPNYIGYQYVLTPGEYPDYQHWMAFNDTVRSCRVIRNVGNAWRMKVWERPNFEGQNIELADNIPLFHERWHNREVNSCKVLEGAWVFYEHPNYRGRQWLLERGEYRRYTEWGGMQGNVGSVRRVKDF, from the exons ATGGAGAAG CTCATCTTCTATGAGGACAGGAACTTCCAGGGACGCTTCCATGAGTGCAACAGCGACTCCAGCGACCTGCACACTTACTTCAGCCGCTGCAACTCCatcagggtggagggtggattCTGGGTGATCTATGAAAGACCTAACTACATAGGCTACCAGTATGTCCTTACCCCAGGGGAGTACCCTGACTACCAACACTGGATGGCCTTCAACGACACCGTCAGGTCCTGCCGTGTGATCAGAAAT GTGGGAAACGCCTGGAGAATGAAAGTGTGGGAGAGGCCTAACTTTGAGGGCCAGAACATTGAACTGGCAGACAACATACCGTTGTTCCATGAGCGCTGGCACAATCGGGAAGTCAACTCCTGCAAGGTGTTGGAGGGAGCCTGGGTCTTCTACGAGCACCCCAACTACAGGGGGCGCCAGTGGCTGCTGGAAAGGGGAGAGTACAGGCGCTACACTGAGTGGGGAGGCATGCAGGGCAACGTGGGCTCCGTTCGCCGTGTGAAGGACTTTTAG
- the LOC136965847 gene encoding gamma-crystallin M2-like, with product MGKIIFYEDRNFGGRHHECMSDCADLHSYFNRCHSIRVDSGMFMVYDRANYMGHQHFLKRGEYSDYQRMMGMTDCIRSCRMIPMHRGSYRMRMYDRSDMAGQMMELNDDCPNVMDRFQMSDCQSCNVMDGHWLMYDQPNYRGRQYYLRPGEYRRYNDWGGMSPRVGSIRRLMDL from the exons ATGGGCAAG ATTATCTTCTATGAGGACAGGAACTTTGGTGGCCGTCACCATGAGTGCATGAGTGACTGTGCCGACCTGCACTCTTACTTCAACCGCTGTCACTCCATCAGGGTAGACAGCGGCATGTTCATGGTCTATGATCGTGCTAACTATATGGGACACCAGCACTTCCTGAAGAGGGGAGAGTACTCTGACTACCAGCGCATGATGGGCATGACTGACTGCATCAGGTCTTGCCGAATGATCCCCATG CATCGCGGCTCCTACAGAATGAGGATGTACGATCGTTCTGATATGGCTGGCCAGATGATGGAGCTGAATGACGACTGCCCCAACGTCATGGATCGTTTCCAGATGTCCGACTGCCAGTCCTGCAACGTGATGGACGGCCACTGGCTGATGTACGACCAGCCCAACTACAGGGGCAGGCAGTACTACCTGAGGCCTGGAGAGTACAGGAGGTACAACGACTGGGGAGGCATGAGCCCCAGGGTCGGCTCCATCCGACGCCTCATGGACCTCTAA